One genomic segment of Camelus ferus isolate YT-003-E chromosome 19, BCGSAC_Cfer_1.0, whole genome shotgun sequence includes these proteins:
- the SYCP2 gene encoding synaptonemal complex protein 2 isoform X8, whose amino-acid sequence MHLKKLKTLNLKQVFTFPCLSAFLDKHELQIPSDEKLEEFWIDFNLGSQTLSFYIAGDNDDHPWEAVTVPEEKVQIYSIEVKESKKLLTIILKNIVKISKGEGKELLLYFDASLEITNVTQKIFGANKYREFTRKQGISVAKTSVHILFDASGSQILVPESQTSPVEEELVSLKEKLTPQEELAKPPKYIKNSNQGDRKNSQAEIITPSKRKMSEASMIVPSSERYTVRSPILLINTSTPRRGRIKPPLQMTSSTEKPGVSKTSENGVDNAVSLKSRTSQERNRGDNTDKHIKTAKVVENKDTEFPNQNFNELQDIVPDSQALGKIGKPVLPGALDNICGNKMHSKCVCWTPVTNIQLCNNRRESTSSGDTFNQDTIINKKFAKQKSSSSISDDNSEETGKVQYREERMQHNKVDEAEVGVCKGSKQQLGRPKHLEEESTENTKQSDWRIQSETTFKSVLLNKTVEESVIYRKKYILSKDVNTTICDKSPSPRKNANGVRKSGKRLTSELSSWDLKPKKTREKLKGKGFTDAAESLISQINKRYKPKDGIKSTRKLKESLTDSGFSNKSDLQLSKEKVQKKSYRQLKTTFVNVTSECPLNDVYNFNLNGADEPIIKLGIQEFQATAREACVDTSVTLVGLRNHDELETSLKTKDKRIVTNHKKKNLFSDTDTEYNCDDMKTDISWLREPKSKPQLIDYSRNKNVKKHKSGRSRPCLERRQPRSKMTPNKNITKKVDETVPEGRTRLPRRAAKTKKNYKDLSNSESESEQEFSHSFKEKLLVKESIHSRSKTVKLPKKQQDSFSAEIQKDISKERKNSSLLRDTLQENSLDLAPISLSGSPSSIEVMRCTEKGTERDFTQDYDCITKSVSPYPKTSSPESLNSKYSIGGPTKSPKNSEENLLCTRENCSPIPQSFFLDSHSASPLSMSSEGGEKTQCDMPWDSTHASGPTQHLSRKRMYTEDNLSNYDEVELEERANLPPKKLSKGEDADHHNDKVSESVSPLSTNDSSIPGENWETEIAGVGIVYEQFNTEFKTKVHIHQKLMDYFTKQLWKTAQQHIKTMNHQIQEYRIKKLDKFQFIITEELENFEKDSQSLKDLEKEFVDFWEKIFHKFSAYQKSEQQRLHLLKASLDKNVFYNTGYEETIFTSEMCLMKENMKMLQDRLLKEMQEEELLKVRRGLMSLFMAHERNSV is encoded by the exons GGTCTTTACATTCCCTTGTTTATCAGCATTTCTTGATAAACATGAg ctGCAAATACCATCAGATGAGAAACTTGAGGAATTTTGGATAGATTTTAATCTTGGGAGCCAGACTCTATCATTCTACATTGCTGGAGATAATGAT gatCATCCGTGGGAAGCAGTCACTGTGCCTGAGGAAAAAGTACAAATATACAGCATTGAAG TGAAAGAATCGAAGAAGCTACTGACtataattctgaaaaatattgtaaaaattagtaaaggagaagggaaagaattacttttatattttgatgcATCGTTAGAAATCACTAATGTGACACAAAAAATTTTTGGTGCAAATAAGTATAGG gaaTTTACCAGAAAACAAGGTATTTCAGTTGCCAAAACATCTGTGCATATACTCTTTGATGCAAGTGGATCACAG ATTCTAGTCCCAGAAAGTCAAACCTCACCAGTTGAAGAGGAACTTGTtagtttgaaagaaaaacttACCCCTCAAGAGGAATTAGCTAAACctccaaaatatatcaaaaatagtAATCAAGGGGACAGAAAAAATAGTCAGGCTGAG ATAATTACTcctagcaaaagaaaaatgtctgaaGCATCAATGATTGTTCCcagttcagagagatacactgtgAGAAGTCCAATACTTCTAATCAATACAT CAACACCGCGAAGAGGAAGAATTAAACCACCACTGCAGATGACAAGTTCTACAGAAAAACCTGGTGTTTCCAAAACATCGGAAAATGGAGTGGATAATGCTGTATCACTTAAATCTAGAACATCTcaagaaagaaatagaggagATAATACAGACAAA CATATCAAAACTGCTAAAGTTGTAGAAAATAAGGATACTGAATTCCCAAACCAAAATTTTA atGAACTCCAGGATATTGTTCCTGATTCACAGGCACTGGGAAAAATAGGTAAACCTGT GTTACCTGGTGCTTTAGACAACATCTGCGGAAATAAAATGCACTCCAAATGCGTATGTTGGACACCTGTAACAAACATTCAGCTTTGTAATAACCGAAGAGAAAGTACTTCATCAGGAGACACATTTAATCAAG ATACTATTATCAACAAAAAATTTGCTAAACAAAAATCATCCTCTTCAATATCTGATGATAATTctgaggaaacaggaaaagtaCAGTACAGGGAAGAAAGAATGCAGCATAACAAAGTAGATGAAGCAGAAGTAGGAGTCTGCAAAGGCAGCAAACAGCAACTCGGTCGTCCTAAACACTTGGAAGAGGAAAGTACTGAAAATACCAAGCAGAGTGATTGGCGTATTCAATCTGAAACTACTTTTAAATCAGTTCTCCTAAATAAGACAGTTGAAGAATCTGTGATctataggaaaaaatacatattgtcAAAGGATGTGAATACTACTATTTGTGATAAAAGCCCTTCTCCTAGAAAAAATGCAAACGGCGTTAGAAAATCAGGGAAAAGACTGACGTCTGAACTTAGTTCCTGGGACTTGAAACCAAAAAAAACG agagaaaagttaaAAGGGAAAGGATTTACTGATGCAGCAGAATCCTTGATAAGCCAAATTAATAAGAGATACAAACCAAAGGATGGCATAAAGTCCACAAGAAAATTAAAGGAGTCTTTGACTGACAG TGGTTTTTCAAACAAATCTGATCTACAGCTCAGTAAG gaAAAGGTTCAGAAAAAAAGTTATAGACAATTGAAGACTACTTTCGTTAATGTTACTTCTGAATGCCCATT GAACGatgtttacaattttaatttgaaTGGAGCAGATGAGCCTATTATAAAACTTGGA ATCCAGGAATTTCAAGCTACAGCTAGAGAAGCCTGTGTGGATACTTCAGTAACATT GGTAGGTTTAAGGAATCATGATGAACTTGAAACTTCTctcaaaacaaaagataaaaga ATTGTaacaaatcataaaaagaaaaatctctttagtGATACTGACACAGAATACAATTGTGATGACATGAAGACAGATATTAGCTGGTTAAGAGaaccaaaatcaaaaccacagctaATAGActacagcagaaataaaaatgtgaagaaacaTAAAAGTGGGAGATCAA GACCATGTTTGGAAAGGAGACAACCAAGATCTAAAATG ACACCCAACAAAAATATCACCAAAAAGGTAGATGAGACAGTTCCAGAGGGGAGAACCAGACTTCCACGAAGAgcagcaaaaaccaaaaaaaattataaggatCTCTCAAATTCAGAATCAGAGAGTGAACAAgaattttcacattcatttaaagaaaaattgctaGTAAAG GAGAGTATACATTCCAGAAGCAAAACTGTGAAGCTGCCAAAGAAACAGCAGGATTCCTTTTCTGCCGAAATACAGAAGGATAtatcaaaagaaaggaaaaactcaTCTCTACTGAGAGATACTCTACAAGAAAACAGCCTTGACCTAGCTCCTATATCTTTATCTGGGAGTCCATCATCTATAGAAGTAATGAGAT GTacagaaaaaggaacagaaagggaTTTTACTCAGGATTATGACTGTATAACAAAATCAGTATCACCTTATCCAAAAACTTCATCACCTGAATCCTTAAACAGTAAATACAGCATTGGAGGTCCAACAAAGTCACCCAAAAACAGTGAGGAAAATTTACTGTGTACAAGAGAAAATTGCTCACCAATTCCACAATCATTCtttttg gatagTCATTCAGCGTCTCCATTATCCATGTCTagtgaaggaggagagaaaacgCAGTGTGACATGCCCTGGGACTCCACTCATGCATCAG GCCCTACACAACATCTTAGTCGCAAACGAATGTACACAGAAGACAACCTAAGTAATTATGATGAAGTAGAACTGGAAGAAAGAGCAAACTTGCCTCCCAAAAAACTGTCTAAAGGCGAAGATGCAGATCATCACAATGACAAAG tgtctgaAAGTGTATCTCCGTTATCAACAAATGACTCTTCTATTCCCGGGGAGAACTGGGAAACTGAAATAGCAGGTGTAGGGATTGTGTATGAGCAGTTCAACACAGAATTCAAGACGAAAGTTCAT ATCCACCAGAAACTGATGGATTATTTTACTAAGCAGTTGTGGAAAACAGCCCAACAGCATATAAAAACAATGAACCATCAAATTCAGGAGTACAG gATCAAAAAACTTGATAAATTCCAATTCATCATCACAGAGGAGctggagaattttgaaaaagattcaCAGTCTTTAAAAGATTTGGAGAAGGAATTTGTG gACTtttgggaaaagatatttcacaAGTTCAGTGCCTATCAAAAAAGTGAACAGCAGCG GCTTCACCTTTTAAAAGCTTCATTGGACAAGAATGTCTTCTACAACACTGGTTATGAAGAAACTATTTTTACATCTGag ATGTGTTtgatgaaagaaaacatgaaaatgctgCAAGACAGGCTTCTTAAGGAAATG CAAGAGGAAGAGCTTCTTAAAGTACGCAGAGGACTGATGTCATTATTCATGGCTCATGAAAGAAACAGTGTGTGA